One Parageobacillus sp. KH3-4 genomic region harbors:
- the dmpG gene encoding 4-hydroxy-2-oxovalerate aldolase, whose amino-acid sequence MATPSKIHIVDVTLRDGSHAMKHAFTVEQVKQVAKGLDKAGIEYLEVSHGDGLGGSSLQYGFSKVNEMELIAAAAEVCKNAKVSVLLLPGIGVKEDLEEAVQAGAKMVRVATHVTEADVAKQHIELGRKLGLKTVGFLMMAHMAPVEKLVEQAKLFESYGAEIVYVTDSAGTLLPHEVKERVSALREALSCEIGFHGHNNLSLAMANSIAAVEAGATYIDGSLRCLGAGSGNTQTEVMVAVFERLGYETGVKLYPIMDVANEIVAKWMPRPQEITGSSLIMGYSGVYSSFLLHTQDAAKKFGVDERDILVELGKRKAVGGQEDFIYDIAAQLAKKKTAIR is encoded by the coding sequence ATGGCGACACCATCGAAAATTCATATAGTCGATGTAACGTTGCGGGATGGAAGTCATGCGATGAAACATGCTTTCACCGTCGAACAAGTAAAACAAGTGGCAAAAGGATTAGACAAAGCAGGAATTGAATATTTGGAAGTCTCCCATGGCGATGGATTAGGCGGCTCTTCATTGCAATATGGTTTTTCCAAGGTGAATGAGATGGAACTGATTGCAGCGGCTGCTGAAGTCTGCAAAAACGCGAAAGTTTCCGTTCTTCTTCTTCCGGGAATCGGTGTTAAGGAAGATTTGGAAGAAGCGGTCCAAGCGGGAGCAAAAATGGTGCGGGTGGCAACCCATGTAACGGAAGCGGATGTTGCGAAGCAACACATCGAGCTTGGGAGAAAGCTCGGATTAAAAACAGTAGGATTTTTAATGATGGCACATATGGCTCCAGTGGAAAAGCTTGTCGAACAAGCGAAATTGTTTGAAAGCTACGGAGCGGAAATTGTCTATGTGACAGATTCGGCAGGAACGTTGCTTCCGCATGAAGTGAAGGAACGAGTGTCCGCATTGAGGGAAGCGCTATCATGCGAGATCGGCTTCCATGGTCATAACAATCTATCGCTGGCGATGGCAAACTCTATTGCTGCAGTGGAAGCAGGAGCCACTTATATTGACGGCAGTCTGCGCTGCCTAGGGGCAGGAAGCGGCAATACACAGACAGAAGTGATGGTTGCTGTGTTTGAACGTCTCGGATATGAAACAGGAGTAAAGTTATATCCGATTATGGATGTAGCCAATGAAATAGTGGCCAAATGGATGCCGCGGCCTCAAGAAATCACTGGTTCAAGCTTGATTATGGGGTATTCTGGGGTTTATTCCAGCTTTCTTCTCCACACGCAAGATGCAGCCAAGAAATTCGGCGTTGATGAACGCGATATTTTAGTAGAGCTGGGTAAACGAAAAGCCGTCGGGGGACAAGAAGATTTCATTTACGATATCGCCGCCCAGCTGGCAAAGAAAAAAACGGCAATTAGATAA
- a CDS encoding fumarylacetoacetate hydrolase family protein produces the protein MLKTEVIDSIVDELFLAEKHGKAIPKLVDRYPELDAELAYEIQNRLIERKCRDEGTKIVGWKLGLTSKAKQEMMGVHEPTCGVLLENMQLKSDGSISLKTLIHPKIEPEIAFIFKEELKGPGVTVAEVLQKTAYIAPALEIIDSRYQHFSFTLADVIADNSSSSRFILGERFTRYDGEDLSLTGMVFKKNGAIVSTSAGASVMGHPARAIAWMVNKLSRYGQSVKPGEVVLSGALTGAMEIKEGDVFSMSLDRFGSVEASFTFGKGSK, from the coding sequence ATGCTAAAAACGGAAGTTATCGATTCCATCGTCGATGAATTGTTCCTTGCCGAAAAGCACGGGAAGGCGATTCCGAAACTGGTCGATCGTTATCCCGAATTGGATGCCGAGCTTGCTTACGAAATACAAAACCGATTAATTGAACGAAAATGCCGGGACGAAGGGACGAAAATTGTCGGTTGGAAATTAGGATTGACAAGCAAAGCCAAACAGGAAATGATGGGGGTTCACGAGCCGACTTGCGGAGTTTTGCTGGAGAATATGCAGCTGAAAAGCGATGGCTCGATTTCCTTGAAAACATTAATACACCCAAAAATTGAACCGGAGATTGCCTTTATTTTTAAAGAGGAACTAAAAGGACCGGGAGTCACCGTGGCGGAAGTTTTGCAAAAGACGGCCTACATCGCGCCGGCTCTTGAAATTATTGACAGCCGCTATCAACATTTTTCTTTCACTTTGGCGGACGTCATTGCCGATAATTCTTCTTCTTCCCGCTTCATTTTAGGAGAACGTTTTACGAGATATGATGGGGAAGATTTAAGTTTAACCGGTATGGTTTTTAAAAAGAACGGAGCCATTGTTTCTACAAGTGCCGGTGCAAGCGTGATGGGACATCCGGCAAGGGCCATTGCCTGGATGGTGAACAAACTTTCCCGTTACGGCCAATCGGTGAAACCGGGAGAAGTGGTTTTAAGCGGGGCGTTAACCGGTGCGATGGAAATAAAAGAAGGAGACGTATTTTCCATGAGCTTGGACCGCTTTGGTTCGGTGGAAGCCTCTTTTACCTTTGGAAAGGGGAGCAAATAA
- a CDS encoding 4-oxalocrotonate tautomerase has translation MFHELGPLWFGGSLFYLWKGEQINMPFIQVYLLEGRPPEKKEALIYELTETVRKVLGAPRENVRVMIQEMPLEHWGIAGESVKKQRKQEKE, from the coding sequence ATTTTCCATGAGCTTGGACCGCTTTGGTTCGGTGGAAGCCTCTTTTACCTTTGGAAAGGGGAGCAAATAAATATGCCTTTTATTCAAGTGTATTTATTAGAAGGCCGGCCTCCGGAAAAAAAGGAGGCGCTCATCTACGAGCTGACGGAGACGGTGCGCAAAGTGTTGGGTGCGCCCAGAGAAAATGTCCGAGTAATGATTCAAGAAATGCCTCTGGAACATTGGGGAATTGCTGGAGAATCTGTAAAAAAACAGAGAAAACAGGAAAAGGAGTGA
- a CDS encoding aldehyde dehydrogenase, which produces MKSVDTKVREIKLFIDGEYVTSSSHSLFEVKNPATQEVIAKVHEATKEDVDRACKAARRAFEAGPWRMMTVKERCEKIRRMAEIIMERREELARLEATDVGKPYAVAFEKEIPRSAHNLKFFADFVEQSGGEVYPMEEEYLNYTRYEPVGVAALITPWNLPFMLTTWKLGPCLAAGNTAVIKPAEATPLTVSLLGEIAKEAGIPDGVVNIVHGFGQNSTGEFLTAHPEVDLISFTGETTTGKAIMKTGADTLKRVSFELGGKAANIIFEDADLNKAIPVSIQAAFLNSGQVCLAGSRILVQRSILDEFVVRFKKAAEELIVGDPQDPRTNMGPLVSEEHYKKVTSYLEIAKQENATLITGGKRPSNLPDYLKNGYYLEPTIYVQENPEARICQEEIFGPVVTIIPFDTEEEAVQIANNTQYGLNGVIWTENLQRAHRISHQVRAGTIWVNCWFVRDLRAPFGGFKKSGIGREGGKHSLEFFTEAKNICIALK; this is translated from the coding sequence ATGAAATCGGTGGATACAAAAGTGCGGGAAATTAAGTTGTTTATTGATGGAGAGTATGTGACTTCAAGCAGCCATTCATTATTTGAAGTGAAAAACCCGGCAACACAGGAAGTCATTGCGAAAGTGCATGAAGCGACAAAAGAAGATGTCGATCGGGCGTGTAAAGCGGCAAGGAGAGCGTTTGAAGCAGGACCATGGCGGATGATGACCGTCAAAGAGCGGTGCGAAAAAATTCGCAGAATGGCAGAAATTATAATGGAAAGAAGAGAAGAACTCGCACGCCTTGAAGCAACGGATGTCGGGAAACCATATGCTGTAGCGTTTGAAAAAGAAATTCCGAGATCGGCCCATAATTTGAAGTTTTTTGCAGATTTTGTCGAACAGTCAGGCGGAGAAGTATACCCGATGGAAGAAGAATACTTGAACTATACCCGCTACGAGCCTGTCGGTGTAGCCGCATTAATCACCCCATGGAATCTCCCGTTTATGCTTACGACATGGAAACTGGGCCCGTGCTTGGCTGCGGGGAATACGGCAGTCATTAAACCGGCAGAAGCCACTCCATTAACCGTTTCACTTCTCGGTGAAATTGCGAAAGAAGCTGGCATTCCAGATGGAGTGGTCAATATCGTTCATGGGTTTGGCCAGAATTCAACTGGAGAGTTTTTGACTGCACATCCGGAAGTAGACTTAATTTCGTTTACGGGAGAAACGACAACAGGAAAAGCGATTATGAAAACAGGCGCGGATACATTAAAAAGAGTGTCGTTTGAATTGGGAGGAAAAGCGGCAAATATTATTTTTGAAGACGCAGATCTTAATAAAGCGATTCCTGTTTCTATTCAAGCGGCATTCTTAAATTCAGGGCAAGTTTGCCTTGCTGGTTCCCGGATTCTCGTGCAACGCTCGATTTTGGATGAGTTTGTCGTTCGTTTCAAAAAAGCAGCGGAAGAATTAATCGTAGGAGACCCGCAAGATCCTCGGACAAATATGGGTCCTCTTGTTAGCGAAGAACATTATAAAAAAGTAACAAGCTATTTAGAAATTGCTAAACAAGAAAATGCGACTTTGATTACCGGCGGAAAGCGTCCTTCTAACCTGCCGGACTATTTGAAAAATGGGTACTATTTGGAGCCAACGATTTATGTACAGGAAAATCCAGAAGCGCGCATTTGCCAAGAAGAAATATTCGGTCCTGTCGTTACGATCATTCCTTTTGATACGGAAGAAGAAGCGGTGCAAATCGCCAATAACACGCAATATGGATTAAACGGAGTGATTTGGACGGAGAACTTGCAGCGCGCCCACCGTATTTCCCATCAAGTTCGTGCCGGTACCATTTGGGTGAATTGCTGGTTTGTGCGTGACTTGAGAGCCCCATTCGGCGGTTTCAAGAAAAGCGGCATTGGCCGTGAAGGAGGAAAACATAGTTTAGAATTTTTCACAGAAGCAAAAAATATTTGTATTGCTTTGAAATAA
- a CDS encoding 2Fe-2S iron-sulfur cluster-binding protein — protein MIYQIDIDGKIFSCGENVDLLKAAKSQQVKIPYGCANGGCGMCKVKIKEGEYKIGLCSKGALSDEERQQGYVLACKTYPLSHLIGELVGY, from the coding sequence GTGATCTATCAAATTGATATAGATGGGAAAATATTTTCATGCGGAGAAAATGTAGATTTATTAAAAGCGGCAAAATCTCAGCAAGTAAAAATTCCTTACGGCTGTGCAAATGGAGGATGCGGGATGTGCAAAGTCAAAATTAAAGAGGGAGAATACAAAATTGGATTATGTTCCAAAGGAGCTCTTTCTGATGAGGAACGGCAACAAGGATATGTTTTAGCCTGTAAAACGTATCCGCTCAGCCACTTGATTGGTGAGCTTGTTGGATATTAA
- a CDS encoding XylR N-terminal domain-containing protein yields the protein MNKQKSVLDQFELKFDNGYIYIGESRSIIVGADALGLLRRDLIRDMGFERMKGFLFRYGWNLGKQDAKELLNHASCSIEEYIQYGPKLHTMKGHVHAKCTFLEIKQEKEKYRIVMKGYWSHSYEAEEHVRHFGKSSIPICFTLCGYASGFVSEIVGEKTIFKEMTCEGMGEKECHWIGQTVDQWGKEAEQELRYLEESPIVEELAMTYEKLLEERNNLRFVTAIHKKLTEEVIKGNHLDSVVRQMFQLTNIPVLIENLHLHPMAYAGISSNELEQYKNELMDYLEKNPFCQPHAIVTSTRLLRLRHHYRLMTPVFLQNKITGYCSFIYHDLQQFNDSISSMILERLSSVSSVCLLNEKTKIESYERIKGFFLEEIINTRQQSDHHDLMMKASLIGVDLSKPFYICVLDCRFQEDDLSKELEMQKEILSFLTAYGNDQKQNMLIGQRAKHLILLVTEDQVEKVGIQTWLSKIAGLLSSQFSSVKFYGGISSKVNNVSYAGDAYKEALTSVRVASKHQQIISFESLGVVGVLINEKNEQEVKKMAKAYLGNLKLDDPKNIELLRTLYIFLVNGGNLEQTAADLALSISGLRYRVSKIESILQQELRNPMIHHQLLLSIQLLMMIGEIDIGIK from the coding sequence ATGAACAAACAAAAATCGGTATTGGATCAATTTGAATTAAAATTTGATAACGGTTACATTTATATTGGGGAGTCCCGCTCCATTATTGTCGGAGCAGATGCGCTCGGATTATTGCGCAGAGATTTAATTCGCGACATGGGGTTTGAGCGGATGAAAGGTTTTTTGTTTCGGTATGGATGGAATCTAGGAAAACAAGATGCGAAAGAATTACTGAACCATGCAAGCTGTTCAATCGAAGAATATATTCAATACGGTCCAAAATTGCATACAATGAAAGGGCACGTTCATGCAAAATGCACGTTTTTGGAAATAAAACAAGAAAAAGAAAAATATCGAATCGTCATGAAAGGATATTGGTCACATTCATATGAAGCAGAAGAGCATGTGCGCCATTTCGGAAAATCGTCAATACCGATTTGTTTTACACTTTGTGGATATGCAAGCGGCTTTGTTTCGGAAATTGTTGGAGAAAAAACGATTTTCAAAGAAATGACATGTGAAGGAATGGGAGAAAAAGAATGCCATTGGATCGGCCAAACGGTGGACCAATGGGGAAAAGAAGCGGAACAAGAGCTGCGCTATCTTGAGGAGTCCCCAATCGTAGAAGAACTGGCTATGACATATGAAAAACTTTTGGAAGAACGGAATAATTTAAGGTTTGTAACGGCTATCCATAAGAAGCTCACCGAGGAAGTCATCAAAGGAAATCACTTAGATTCTGTCGTTCGCCAAATGTTTCAATTGACGAATATCCCAGTTTTGATTGAGAACTTACACCTTCATCCGATGGCCTACGCTGGGATCTCTTCAAATGAGTTAGAGCAATATAAAAATGAGCTTATGGACTATTTAGAAAAAAATCCTTTTTGCCAGCCCCACGCGATTGTAACATCGACTCGTCTTCTTCGTCTGCGCCATCATTATCGCCTAATGACACCAGTTTTTTTGCAAAATAAAATAACAGGATATTGTTCATTTATTTATCACGATTTGCAGCAATTCAATGACTCGATTTCTTCCATGATTTTAGAACGATTATCCTCTGTCAGTTCGGTATGTTTGCTAAATGAGAAAACGAAGATTGAATCATATGAGCGGATAAAAGGATTCTTTTTAGAGGAAATTATTAATACGAGACAGCAAAGCGACCATCATGACTTAATGATGAAGGCTAGTTTAATAGGAGTGGATTTATCCAAGCCTTTTTATATTTGTGTGCTTGATTGCCGATTTCAAGAAGATGATTTATCGAAAGAACTAGAAATGCAGAAAGAAATTTTAAGTTTTCTCACTGCTTATGGGAATGATCAAAAACAAAACATGCTGATTGGCCAGCGTGCAAAACATCTTATTCTGTTAGTTACAGAAGATCAAGTTGAAAAAGTAGGGATACAAACATGGCTGTCAAAAATCGCCGGTTTACTATCTTCACAATTTTCTTCGGTTAAATTTTACGGAGGAATCAGCTCCAAAGTGAACAATGTGTCATATGCCGGGGATGCTTATAAGGAAGCGCTTACATCCGTCAGGGTTGCATCGAAACACCAACAAATCATTTCTTTTGAATCTTTAGGAGTCGTTGGTGTGCTTATTAACGAAAAGAATGAACAAGAAGTTAAAAAAATGGCCAAGGCTTACCTTGGAAACTTAAAACTGGACGATCCAAAAAACATAGAGCTTCTTCGAACATTGTACATCTTTTTAGTCAACGGCGGCAACTTAGAACAGACAGCTGCAGATTTAGCATTGTCCATCAGTGGATTGCGATACAGGGTGAGCAAAATCGAAAGCATTCTTCAGCAGGAACTTCGAAATCCTATGATTCATCATCAACTTCTGTTATCCATTCAGTTATTAATGATGATTGGAGAGATTGATATCGGCATTAAATAA
- a CDS encoding DUF6044 family protein, translated as MTVTEKRLLFFSFVAIALFVSPYFLLGEDAHMRVHDNLDSNIAWYKVVTRSGELFGSIHAVIPQIANGLPRNVFGTEFSGIVWLHALFPSIYAYGLSQTITRVFAFIGMYLLLRKYVIPERKWMWIRVGTSLAFALTPFWPSGMLSTLGMPLALWAFLNIRAGERSWVNYLVLTLLPFYSSFVLGFFFFLSAMGIWWLVDVIRGKGWNWRFFFAIVYMIAIYLAIDYRFVHSLLFSDEPTSRDEYFHARLPLWRVVRLMVKNYVLGHTHVMTVHGLVILPVTLTALYIVWMKKLWKQEKLFIFLHVLNVALSTWYAFWFYKGWVPLTERFDILDKFNFARYHFLRPTVIYVLFAVSLKILWQQGILWKNVCFAALAAQFVVLAAFNEEVAHRNKPSFREFYAEKQFQEMKEYIGRPVHTYRVASIGIHPAIAQYNGFYTLDTYNNFYPLSYKHKFRQIIEQELAKNKKLREYFDEWGGRCYIFVDELGKHYMFKKHSKRTIRRLQLNTDVFHEMGGRYIFSALPIENAKQNQLALVKVFRSKQSAWTIYLYKVMP; from the coding sequence GTGACAGTTACGGAAAAGCGACTCCTGTTCTTCTCGTTTGTTGCGATCGCTTTATTTGTGTCGCCATATTTTTTGCTTGGCGAGGATGCACATATGCGGGTGCATGATAATTTGGATTCCAATATTGCCTGGTATAAAGTCGTCACAAGAAGCGGGGAACTGTTTGGCTCCATTCATGCCGTCATCCCGCAAATCGCAAACGGGCTGCCGCGAAATGTGTTCGGTACAGAATTCAGCGGAATCGTCTGGCTTCACGCGTTATTTCCATCTATTTACGCATATGGATTAAGCCAGACGATTACTCGCGTGTTTGCGTTTATCGGCATGTACTTGCTGTTGCGGAAATATGTCATTCCCGAGCGAAAATGGATGTGGATCCGCGTTGGCACGTCCCTTGCTTTTGCGCTGACGCCGTTTTGGCCGTCGGGGATGCTTAGCACGCTTGGCATGCCGCTTGCGCTTTGGGCGTTTTTAAATATCCGCGCTGGCGAGCGTTCGTGGGTCAACTATCTTGTACTTACATTATTGCCGTTTTATTCAAGTTTTGTGCTCGGTTTCTTCTTTTTCTTAAGCGCGATGGGAATATGGTGGCTCGTTGACGTCATCCGTGGAAAAGGGTGGAATTGGCGTTTTTTCTTTGCCATTGTCTACATGATTGCCATTTATTTGGCGATTGATTATCGCTTTGTTCATTCGCTGTTATTTTCCGATGAACCGACGAGCCGTGATGAATATTTTCACGCTCGTCTGCCGCTGTGGCGCGTCGTACGTTTGATGGTGAAAAATTACGTTCTCGGCCATACGCATGTGATGACGGTGCACGGACTGGTCATTTTGCCGGTGACGTTAACGGCGTTGTACATCGTTTGGATGAAAAAGTTATGGAAGCAGGAAAAGCTGTTTATATTTTTACACGTGTTGAATGTCGCGCTGTCGACGTGGTACGCGTTTTGGTTTTACAAAGGATGGGTTCCGTTAACGGAGCGTTTCGACATTCTTGATAAATTTAATTTTGCCCGCTATCACTTTTTGCGGCCGACAGTTATTTACGTACTGTTTGCCGTTTCGCTCAAAATTTTATGGCAACAAGGAATTTTATGGAAAAATGTGTGTTTTGCGGCGCTTGCTGCCCAGTTCGTCGTTCTTGCCGCTTTTAACGAGGAAGTTGCGCATCGCAATAAGCCGTCGTTTCGCGAGTTTTATGCGGAAAAGCAGTTTCAAGAAATGAAAGAATATATTGGACGGCCCGTTCATACATACCGTGTCGCCAGCATCGGCATTCATCCGGCAATCGCGCAATATAACGGCTTTTACACGTTGGATACGTATAACAATTTTTATCCGCTTTCGTATAAGCACAAGTTTCGCCAAATTATCGAGCAAGAGCTGGCAAAAAACAAAAAGCTGCGCGAATACTTTGATGAATGGGGAGGGCGCTGCTACATTTTTGTCGACGAATTAGGGAAACATTATATGTTTAAAAAACATTCCAAACGAACAATTAGACGTTTACAGCTAAATACCGACGTGTTTCACGAAATGGGCGGCCGTTACATTTTTTCGGCGTTGCCGATTGAAAACGCAAAACAAAATCAGCTGGCGCTTGTAAAAGTGTTTCGTTCCAAACAATCGGCATGGACGATTTATTTGTACAAGGTGATGCCGTAA
- a CDS encoding glycosyltransferase family 2 protein — MNEPMLTIVVPCYNEEEVLPETIDRLRGLREELIAERLISPESALLFVDDGSDDATWDIIYKASLRYPDVKGLKLARNAGHQNALLAGLLAAKTRSDCIVSIDADLQDDIAVIRDFIEKFHEGYEIVYGVRNKRDTDTFFKRHTAQWFYKLMRAMGVDLVYNHADYRLLSRRAVEELERFEEVNLFLRGIVPLLGLRSTTVQYDRKERLAGKTKYPLKKMIAFAFDGITSFSVTPIRMISLIGFASFFISLLFGGYFLFLKFTGHTQTGWTSLIISIWFLGGLQLIAFGLIGEYIGKIYKETKRRPRYIVDLDLFNLWEPQHRSPALTERSTMTGMRKHRS, encoded by the coding sequence ATGAACGAACCGATGCTTACGATTGTCGTGCCGTGTTACAATGAAGAAGAAGTATTGCCGGAAACGATCGATAGGCTACGCGGCCTGCGTGAGGAGCTGATCGCCGAGCGGCTTATTTCTCCCGAAAGCGCGTTATTGTTTGTCGATGATGGAAGCGATGACGCGACGTGGGACATTATTTATAAAGCAAGCTTGCGTTATCCAGACGTAAAAGGGTTGAAACTTGCGCGCAACGCCGGTCATCAAAACGCGCTGCTGGCGGGACTTTTAGCCGCGAAAACGCGTTCTGATTGCATCGTTTCCATCGATGCCGACTTGCAAGATGACATTGCTGTTATTCGCGACTTCATCGAAAAGTTTCATGAAGGCTATGAAATCGTATATGGGGTGCGGAATAAGCGTGATACTGATACGTTTTTTAAACGCCACACCGCCCAATGGTTTTATAAACTGATGAGGGCGATGGGGGTCGACCTTGTGTATAACCATGCCGATTATCGTTTGCTGAGCCGGCGCGCGGTCGAGGAGCTTGAACGGTTTGAAGAGGTGAATTTGTTTTTGCGCGGAATCGTGCCGCTGCTTGGCCTCCGTTCCACAACCGTCCAATATGACCGGAAAGAGCGTCTTGCAGGAAAAACGAAATATCCGCTCAAAAAAATGATTGCGTTTGCTTTTGATGGAATCACTTCGTTTAGCGTTACGCCGATTCGCATGATTTCACTCATCGGCTTTGCTTCTTTTTTCATTAGCCTATTATTCGGAGGATATTTCCTTTTTTTAAAATTTACCGGCCATACGCAGACAGGATGGACATCACTCATTATATCCATTTGGTTTCTCGGCGGCTTGCAGCTGATTGCCTTTGGCTTGATCGGGGAATATATTGGAAAAATTTACAAAGAAACAAAACGCCGCCCTCGATACATTGTCGATCTTGATTTATTTAATTTATGGGAGCCGCAGCATCGCTCCCCTGCGCTAACCGAAAGATCAACGATGACAGGAATGAGAAAACACCGTTCGTAA
- the thiM gene encoding hydroxyethylthiazole kinase, giving the protein MNSQEAANVLQMVRKANPLVHNITNVVVTNFTANGLLALGASPVMAYAKEEVADMAKIAGALVLNIGTLNQTEVEAMVIAGKSANEAGVPVMFDPVGAGATPYRTETARNIVRNVAVSAIRGNAAEIANVIGETWKIKGVDAGEGSGDVVALAKKAAKQLKTVVVITGKDDVATDGETIYIIHNGHPLLTKVTGTGCLLTSVIGAFAAVERDVLKAAAAALVSYGVAAEIAAKNAGDQGPGSFQIAFLDALSRVEAEEISKYGRIEQGE; this is encoded by the coding sequence ATGAATAGCCAGGAAGCGGCAAACGTATTGCAAATGGTGAGAAAAGCCAACCCGCTCGTACATAATATTACGAACGTTGTCGTAACGAATTTTACGGCGAACGGTTTGCTTGCGTTAGGCGCTTCACCGGTGATGGCGTATGCGAAAGAGGAAGTCGCCGATATGGCCAAAATCGCCGGAGCGCTCGTTTTAAATATCGGAACATTAAATCAAACGGAAGTAGAAGCGATGGTCATCGCCGGAAAGTCGGCAAATGAAGCGGGCGTCCCGGTTATGTTTGATCCTGTTGGCGCCGGCGCGACGCCGTATCGCACGGAGACGGCGCGAAACATCGTTCGCAATGTGGCAGTATCGGCCATTCGCGGCAATGCGGCGGAAATTGCCAATGTTATTGGGGAAACGTGGAAGATTAAAGGAGTTGACGCTGGAGAAGGAAGCGGCGATGTCGTTGCTTTGGCGAAAAAAGCGGCGAAGCAGCTGAAAACGGTAGTCGTCATTACCGGAAAAGACGATGTCGCGACAGATGGAGAGACAATATATATCATTCATAACGGACATCCATTGTTAACGAAAGTAACCGGGACCGGCTGCTTGTTGACATCCGTGATCGGCGCTTTTGCCGCGGTGGAGCGGGATGTGCTAAAAGCGGCGGCAGCGGCGCTTGTCAGCTACGGGGTTGCCGCAGAAATCGCAGCAAAAAATGCAGGAGACCAAGGACCTGGCAGCTTCCAAATCGCCTTTTTGGACGCGCTTTCCCGCGTGGAAGCGGAGGAAATCAGCAAATACGGGCGCATCGAACAAGGAGAATGA
- the thiD gene encoding bifunctional hydroxymethylpyrimidine kinase/phosphomethylpyrimidine kinase, which yields MVYKALTIAGSDSGGGAGIQADLKTFQELRVFGMSALTAVTAQNTLGVQGVYPLSPEAVAQQMESVGTDLGADAVKTGMLFSAEIIEAVAAKVKQFGWDRLVVDPVMIAKGGAPLLQEEAVSALKTYLLPLAMVATPNIPEAEALTGLEIRTIEDRKEAAKRLHEQGVKYVVIKGGHDDDGEETVDILYDGSEFFYFTSKRIDTKHTHGTGCTFSAAITAELAKGKTVQEAVQTAKSFIQAAIEHELGIGHGHGPTNHWAYRDNQTR from the coding sequence ATGGTATATAAAGCGTTGACGATTGCCGGTTCAGACAGCGGCGGCGGCGCTGGGATTCAAGCGGATTTAAAGACGTTTCAAGAATTGCGTGTATTCGGAATGTCCGCGTTAACGGCGGTAACGGCGCAAAACACGCTCGGCGTGCAAGGAGTGTACCCATTGTCGCCGGAAGCGGTCGCGCAACAAATGGAATCCGTCGGCACCGATTTAGGAGCGGATGCGGTAAAAACGGGGATGCTGTTTAGTGCAGAAATTATTGAAGCAGTTGCCGCGAAAGTGAAACAATTCGGATGGGACCGTCTCGTCGTCGACCCGGTCATGATTGCCAAAGGCGGCGCCCCGCTGTTGCAAGAAGAGGCGGTAAGCGCGCTGAAAACATATTTGCTTCCGCTCGCGATGGTGGCAACCCCAAACATTCCAGAGGCAGAAGCGTTAACCGGCCTGGAGATTCGAACGATCGAGGACCGCAAAGAAGCGGCGAAACGCCTGCATGAACAGGGAGTGAAATATGTCGTAATTAAAGGCGGACACGACGATGACGGAGAGGAAACGGTCGATATATTATATGATGGCAGCGAATTTTTCTATTTCACAAGCAAGCGCATTGATACGAAACATACGCACGGAACGGGCTGTACGTTTTCCGCGGCGATCACGGCGGAGCTCGCCAAAGGAAAAACGGTTCAAGAAGCGGTGCAGACAGCGAAATCGTTCATTCAAGCCGCCATTGAGCATGAATTAGGCATCGGCCACGGCCACGGTCCGACGAACCATTGGGCGTACCGGGACAACCAAACACGGTAG